A part of Flavobacteriaceae bacterium GSB9 genomic DNA contains:
- the apaG gene encoding Co2+/Mg2+ efflux protein ApaG, with the protein MVQQVTKGIKISVETNYEGSFYKNYKIQYAFGYTITIENQSKDSVQLNARHWEIMDALNNIETVSGEGVIGKKPVLKPGESHTYTSGCLLTSPFGAMQGHYSMVNFTTTKKFLVTIPTFKLSAPFAIN; encoded by the coding sequence ATGGTTCAACAAGTTACAAAAGGCATTAAAATTTCGGTAGAAACCAATTACGAAGGCTCATTTTATAAAAATTATAAAATACAGTACGCCTTTGGCTATACCATAACCATTGAAAACCAAAGCAAAGATTCTGTACAACTCAATGCACGCCACTGGGAAATTATGGATGCGCTCAACAACATTGAGACCGTTTCGGGCGAAGGCGTTATTGGTAAAAAACCAGTTTTAAAACCTGGCGAATCGCACACCTACACTTCGGGGTGCTTACTAACATCGCCTTTTGGCGCTATGCAAGGCCATTACAGTATGGTAAACTTCACAACTACAAAAAAGTTTTTGGTAACCATTCCTACTTTTAAGCTCAGCGCGCCATTTGCTATAAATTAG
- a CDS encoding NRDE family protein — translation MCTVTIFPLENNDFVLTTNRDEAPDRNSLAPSFYTFQGAKLLFPKDEQSGGTWVGVSEKKRVVCVLNGGFEYHERQLEKGKSRGLIAKDILAAENAFETTAIYDLENVEPFTMVIADWNTGLKFIEWVWDGKKKYFRDLPMEIKMWSSSTLYSPKMKAERLQWFEEFKKNNALSADTLIAFHKTAGNGNNDYGVIMDRGFVKTTSITQVVKQKKKVEMAYKNLQNNKASKVLFKLPETVNE, via the coding sequence ATGTGTACCGTAACCATTTTTCCATTAGAAAACAACGATTTTGTGTTAACCACAAATAGGGATGAGGCACCCGATAGAAACTCACTAGCACCCAGTTTTTATACATTTCAAGGTGCTAAACTGCTATTTCCAAAAGATGAGCAGTCTGGTGGAACATGGGTGGGGGTAAGTGAAAAAAAACGGGTGGTTTGTGTATTGAACGGCGGTTTTGAATACCATGAACGGCAATTAGAAAAAGGGAAAAGCCGAGGCCTTATAGCAAAAGATATTTTGGCCGCGGAAAATGCCTTTGAAACAACAGCCATTTACGATTTAGAAAACGTAGAGCCATTTACTATGGTAATAGCCGATTGGAATACAGGCTTAAAATTTATTGAATGGGTTTGGGATGGCAAAAAAAAATACTTTAGAGATTTACCCATGGAAATAAAAATGTGGTCCTCTTCAACCTTATATTCTCCAAAAATGAAAGCAGAACGGTTACAATGGTTCGAAGAATTTAAAAAGAATAATGCACTAAGTGCCGATACGCTTATTGCATTTCACAAAACTGCGGGCAATGGCAATAATGATTATGGCGTTATTATGGATCGTGGATTTGTGAAAACTACCAGTATCACTCAAGTGGTTAAGCAAAAAAAGAAGGTGGAAATGGCTTATAAAAATCTTCAAAACAATAAGGCCTCTAAAGTACTGTTTAAACTTCCCGAAACTGTAAATGAATAA
- the nqrE gene encoding NADH:ubiquinone reductase (Na(+)-transporting) subunit E: MEHIELFFKSIFIDNMVFATFLGMCSYLAVSKKVSTAVGLGAAVIFVLAVTVPVNWLLDQYILQPGALKWLGAEYADYDLSFLSFIMFIATIATMVQLVEIVVEKFSPSLYNSLGIFLPLIAVNCAILGGSLFMQSREIETIGLAFNYGFSSGIGWFLAILAIAAIREKIRYSNVPAPLRGLGITFIITGLMAIGFMSFGGMLTGGDDEGKEKTETANVEQVKEKQDNKLAKNTTTINE, translated from the coding sequence ATGGAACATATAGAATTATTTTTCAAATCAATATTTATAGATAACATGGTATTTGCCACCTTCTTAGGAATGTGTTCATACCTTGCTGTATCTAAAAAGGTAAGTACCGCAGTTGGTCTAGGGGCAGCCGTAATTTTCGTTTTGGCTGTAACCGTACCGGTAAACTGGTTATTAGACCAATATATTTTACAACCGGGTGCTTTAAAATGGTTGGGAGCCGAGTATGCTGATTACGATTTAAGTTTCCTTTCCTTTATTATGTTTATTGCAACGATTGCAACTATGGTGCAATTGGTAGAAATTGTTGTCGAGAAGTTTTCACCATCACTATACAACTCTTTAGGTATTTTCTTGCCGCTTATTGCGGTAAACTGTGCCATTCTTGGTGGATCACTTTTTATGCAGTCTAGAGAAATAGAAACCATCGGTTTAGCTTTTAATTATGGTTTTTCTTCAGGTATTGGTTGGTTCTTGGCTATTTTAGCCATTGCAGCCATTCGTGAAAAAATACGCTATTCTAACGTTCCTGCACCATTAAGAGGTTTAGGAATCACGTTTATCATTACAGGCTTAATGGCCATTGGTTTTATGAGTTTTGGTGGTATGTTAACAGGTGGTGACGATGAAGGTAAAGAGAAAACCGAGACTGCAAACGTTGAGCAAGTAAAAGAAAAACAAGACAACAAATTAGCTAAAAACACGACTACAATAAACGAGTAA
- a CDS encoding DUF5103 domain-containing protein, producing the protein MKDILTFSLFTTIVSICGFAQVEETVPPDYIKTINFKGDTPETQLPILKLGEYLVLEFDALNGNEDDFYYKIEHFNYDWTPSVLVRSEFMDGFDNQRIRDYENSYNTYQIYSHYKLTIPNSFTKALKVSGNYLLSIYDTSGELVFSRKFMIYEDKSNVGVSIKRSRDIQYIEEKQRVDIVITPRGMRLNNPKQTVKAMIIKNNNLHNVISNLKPQYTIGNQLIYKYDTETSFWGGNEYFFFENKDVRAANTGIQFIDLKDLYHNHLYTNIVRANRPYTYNPDINGNYVILNIDAENPSIEADYVWVHFSLEGKEQLIGKNIHVYGNFNNYVIDESTKLEYDDTNNVFKKPILLKQGFYNYKYVVVNGDGSIDEGLIDGNFYQTENNYKVLVYYRDLGARYDQIIGIGEGNSVNISN; encoded by the coding sequence ATGAAAGACATCCTAACATTCAGCTTGTTTACAACTATTGTATCTATTTGCGGGTTTGCGCAAGTAGAAGAAACAGTACCGCCCGATTATATTAAAACAATAAATTTTAAGGGCGACACACCTGAAACCCAATTGCCAATTCTGAAACTAGGCGAGTACTTGGTTTTAGAGTTTGATGCTCTTAATGGGAATGAAGACGACTTTTATTATAAAATCGAGCACTTTAACTACGATTGGACACCTTCTGTTTTGGTACGTTCAGAATTTATGGATGGCTTCGACAACCAACGTATTCGCGATTACGAAAACTCATATAACACTTATCAGATCTACTCCCATTATAAATTGACGATTCCTAATAGTTTCACCAAAGCACTCAAAGTATCAGGGAACTATTTACTCTCCATTTACGACACCAGTGGCGAGCTTGTGTTTTCACGAAAGTTTATGATTTATGAAGACAAATCGAATGTTGGCGTAAGCATAAAACGCTCAAGGGACATACAATATATCGAGGAAAAACAACGGGTCGATATCGTAATAACCCCACGGGGCATGCGGCTAAACAATCCCAAACAAACCGTAAAAGCCATGATTATTAAAAATAACAATTTGCACAATGTTATTTCCAATTTAAAACCACAATACACTATAGGCAATCAGCTCATTTACAAATACGATACCGAAACCAGTTTTTGGGGTGGAAACGAGTATTTTTTCTTTGAAAACAAAGATGTTAGAGCGGCCAATACCGGCATTCAGTTTATCGATTTAAAAGACCTTTACCACAACCACCTTTACACCAATATTGTTCGTGCTAACCGGCCGTACACCTACAACCCCGACATTAACGGAAATTACGTTATTCTAAATATCGATGCTGAAAACCCCAGCATTGAAGCTGATTATGTTTGGGTACATTTTTCGTTGGAAGGGAAAGAACAACTAATTGGCAAAAACATCCATGTTTATGGAAATTTTAACAATTACGTTATCGATGAGTCTACAAAACTAGAGTATGATGATACCAACAACGTTTTTAAAAAACCCATTTTATTGAAACAAGGGTTTTATAATTACAAGTATGTTGTGGTTAATGGTGACGGTAGCATTGACGAAGGCCTTATAGATGGAAATTTCTACCAAACTGAAAATAATTATAAAGTTTTGGTTTATTATAGAGATTTAGGCGCTCGTTACGACCAAATTATCGGAATTGGTGAAGGCAACTCGGTTAATATCTCGAACTAA
- a CDS encoding Na(+)-translocating NADH-quinone reductase subunit A → MSNDIRIKKGLDIKLKGEAEKTVEQATISEYCTVRPEDFHSVTPKLVAREGTSVKAGGVLFYNKSNEAVKFVSPVSGKVTEIVRGPKRRIDAIKIEADKTQVCEDFGKFNFEAAEPEELKAHLLKSGCWPFIKQRPYDVIANPDKSPKAIFISGYASAPLAADLDFTLKGKETELQAAITALGKLTEGKVHVSVGKDSNSPLAGLSGITLHKVSGPHPSGNVGTQINKIDPVNKGETVWAVNPQDLVIIGELLLTGKFNAERIVALAGSSVKKPKYFKTLIGSDVSTIVDQDGVHKRGEDRIISGNVLTGKEVKPDGSLDYYSNIITVIPEGDDYELFGWNKPVFDKVSTTRAFTFSWLNPKKKYDLDTNTNGEHRAFVVTGNYEEVFPLDIYPMQTLKACMYKDLDEMEALGMYEVAPEDFALTEFVCVSKQPHQKIIREGLDLMLKEIG, encoded by the coding sequence ATGTCAAACGACATTCGTATTAAAAAGGGTCTGGACATTAAACTTAAAGGTGAAGCTGAAAAAACCGTTGAACAGGCTACTATCAGTGAATATTGCACCGTAAGACCAGAAGATTTTCATAGCGTTACACCAAAACTTGTTGCAAGAGAAGGTACCTCAGTTAAAGCTGGGGGCGTTTTATTTTATAACAAAAGTAATGAGGCTGTGAAATTTGTATCTCCAGTTTCTGGAAAAGTAACTGAGATTGTTAGAGGGCCAAAAAGACGAATTGATGCTATCAAAATCGAAGCAGATAAGACTCAGGTTTGTGAAGATTTTGGTAAATTCAATTTCGAGGCTGCCGAGCCGGAAGAATTAAAAGCACATCTTTTAAAATCGGGTTGTTGGCCTTTTATTAAACAGCGTCCGTACGACGTTATTGCAAACCCAGATAAATCGCCAAAAGCTATTTTTATTTCTGGTTATGCAAGTGCACCATTAGCAGCCGATTTGGATTTTACACTTAAAGGTAAAGAGACTGAGTTGCAAGCTGCAATTACTGCCTTAGGAAAGCTTACCGAAGGAAAAGTTCATGTTTCTGTTGGTAAGGATTCCAATTCTCCGCTTGCAGGTTTGTCGGGTATTACCTTGCACAAGGTTTCGGGGCCGCACCCATCGGGAAATGTTGGCACGCAAATCAATAAAATAGACCCTGTCAACAAAGGCGAAACGGTTTGGGCCGTTAATCCACAAGACTTGGTGATTATTGGAGAGTTGTTGTTAACAGGGAAGTTCAATGCCGAGCGTATCGTTGCTTTGGCCGGTTCTTCGGTTAAAAAACCAAAATACTTCAAAACGCTAATCGGAAGCGATGTTTCTACCATAGTAGACCAAGATGGTGTACACAAAAGAGGTGAAGACCGTATTATATCTGGTAATGTATTGACTGGAAAAGAAGTTAAGCCAGATGGCAGTCTAGACTATTACAGCAATATTATTACAGTAATTCCTGAAGGTGATGATTACGAACTATTTGGTTGGAACAAACCTGTATTCGATAAGGTTTCAACCACTAGAGCATTTACTTTTTCGTGGTTAAACCCGAAGAAAAAGTACGATTTGGATACTAATACAAATGGCGAGCACAGAGCTTTTGTAGTAACAGGAAACTACGAAGAAGTTTTTCCTTTGGATATATATCCAATGCAGACCTTAAAAGCTTGTATGTATAAAGATTTGGATGAAATGGAAGCGTTAGGAATGTACGAGGTTGCACCAGAAGATTTTGCATTAACAGAATTTGTTTGTGTGTCTAAACAACCACATCAAAAAATAATAAGAGAAGGCCTAGATTTAATGCTTAAAGAGATAGGATAA
- a CDS encoding NADH:ubiquinone reductase (Na(+)-transporting) subunit D, producing the protein MGLLSKKDAKLITDPLADNNPITIQVLGICSALAITAELKASIVMAISVMFVLGVGNVVISLMRNIIPSKIRIIVQLTVVAALVIIVDQVLKAFAYELSKTLSVFVGLIITNCIIMGRFEAFALGNGPWKSFLDGIGNALGYGVILIIVGFFRELLGSGTLLGFKVLGDPIEKTGLYAIGYENNGFMLLSPMALIVVGIIIWVQRSKNKDLIEDH; encoded by the coding sequence ATGGGACTTTTATCAAAAAAAGATGCCAAATTAATAACCGATCCTTTAGCGGATAATAATCCAATTACCATTCAGGTTTTGGGTATTTGTTCGGCTTTGGCAATTACAGCAGAGTTGAAAGCTTCTATTGTAATGGCTATTTCGGTAATGTTCGTATTGGGCGTTGGTAACGTTGTTATTTCTTTAATGCGTAACATTATACCATCAAAAATTAGAATTATCGTTCAGCTAACGGTAGTAGCTGCTCTTGTAATTATTGTAGACCAAGTTTTAAAAGCTTTTGCCTACGAATTGAGTAAGACACTTTCGGTTTTTGTTGGATTAATTATTACAAACTGTATTATCATGGGACGTTTTGAGGCTTTTGCATTAGGTAATGGTCCTTGGAAATCGTTCTTAGACGGTATTGGTAATGCTTTAGGTTATGGTGTTATTCTTATTATAGTAGGTTTCTTTAGGGAGCTTCTAGGTTCAGGTACTTTATTGGGCTTTAAAGTTTTGGGAGATCCTATAGAGAAAACCGGATTGTATGCTATAGGCTATGAAAATAACGGGTTTATGTTGTTGTCGCCAATGGCATTAATCGTGGTTGGAATCATTATTTGGGTACAACGCAGTAAAAACAAAGATTTAATAGAAGATCATTAA
- a CDS encoding c-type cytochrome: MKPAILIFGVALCAILNACNSNSKDKKTSEFDYEPVKEITVDPSERGKYLVDTNGCHDCHTPKKFSEKGMEENQDLLLSGHPSGEKLAPYDAKTAKSYVLFSMGLTSTTGPWGTSFAANLTPDESGIGTWTEEQFINCIRKGLYKGLEGSRPLLPPMPWKHYSNFTDDDLKAIFAYLKSVKPVENVVPAPIPPTI; encoded by the coding sequence ATGAAACCAGCTATTTTAATTTTTGGGGTAGCACTTTGCGCTATTTTGAATGCTTGCAACTCAAATTCGAAGGACAAGAAAACTTCTGAATTTGATTATGAACCTGTAAAGGAAATTACAGTCGACCCGAGCGAACGAGGCAAATACCTAGTAGACACCAACGGATGTCACGACTGCCATACACCTAAAAAGTTTTCAGAAAAGGGAATGGAAGAAAACCAAGATTTGTTGTTGTCGGGACACCCGTCAGGTGAAAAATTAGCCCCATATGATGCTAAAACGGCAAAATCTTATGTGCTTTTTTCAATGGGACTTACATCTACAACTGGGCCTTGGGGAACTTCCTTTGCAGCTAATTTAACCCCAGATGAATCGGGCATTGGCACTTGGACTGAAGAACAATTTATTAATTGCATTAGAAAGGGGCTTTATAAAGGTCTTGAGGGCAGCAGACCCCTACTTCCTCCAATGCCTTGGAAACACTATTCGAATTTTACAGATGATGACCTAAAGGCTATTTTTGCTTATCTAAAAAGCGTGAAACCTGTAGAAAATGTGGTTCCGGCACCCATACCACCAACTATTTAA
- the nqrF gene encoding NADH:ubiquinone reductase (Na(+)-transporting) subunit F: MILAAGTLGTILATVAAFLVVTLLLVGLLLFVKQKLSPSGPVTIKINGEKEIEVSSGGSLLSTLGNQKIFLPSACGGGGTCIQCECHVLEGGGEALPTETPHFTRKELQHGARLACQVKVKQDMEITIPEEVFGIKKWEAEVVRNYNVASFIKEFVVRIPEDMNYKAGGYIQIEIPPCEIKYSDIDITAHPEEHETPDKFQEEWDKFGLWPLVMKNDEVVERAYSMASYPAEGRDIMLNVRIATPPWDRNKNGWMDVNPGVASSYIFSRKKGDKVTISGPYGEFFINESDAEMLYVGGGAGMAPMRSHLYHLFKTLETGRTVTYWYGGRSKRELFYLEHFYDLERKFPNFKFYLALSEPLPEDNWKVKKDIHDEEGDGFVGFIHNCVIDNYLSKHDTPEDIELYFCGPPLMNKAVQKMGEDFGIPDENIRFDDFGG, encoded by the coding sequence ATGATATTAGCAGCAGGTACATTAGGAACAATTTTAGCAACCGTAGCGGCCTTTTTAGTAGTGACTCTACTATTGGTGGGGTTGTTATTATTCGTAAAACAAAAGCTATCGCCGTCTGGTCCGGTAACTATAAAAATTAATGGTGAAAAAGAAATAGAAGTAAGCTCAGGGGGGTCGCTTTTATCAACTTTGGGTAACCAGAAAATATTTTTGCCATCTGCATGTGGTGGTGGTGGAACGTGTATTCAATGTGAGTGCCATGTGTTAGAAGGTGGCGGTGAAGCACTTCCAACAGAGACGCCACACTTTACACGAAAAGAACTACAGCATGGAGCGCGTTTGGCATGCCAGGTAAAAGTAAAACAGGATATGGAAATTACCATTCCTGAAGAAGTTTTTGGTATTAAAAAATGGGAAGCCGAAGTTGTTCGTAACTATAATGTGGCATCCTTCATTAAGGAATTCGTAGTGCGTATCCCTGAGGATATGAATTACAAAGCGGGAGGATATATTCAAATTGAAATTCCACCGTGTGAAATTAAATATTCAGATATCGATATCACTGCGCATCCCGAAGAGCATGAAACACCAGATAAATTTCAAGAAGAATGGGATAAATTTGGTCTTTGGCCTTTAGTGATGAAAAACGATGAGGTTGTTGAAAGAGCCTATTCAATGGCTTCCTACCCAGCTGAAGGTCGGGATATTATGTTGAATGTACGTATTGCAACGCCGCCATGGGATAGAAACAAAAATGGTTGGATGGATGTTAATCCAGGTGTGGCTTCATCTTATATTTTCTCAAGAAAGAAAGGTGATAAAGTAACTATTTCTGGACCTTACGGTGAATTCTTTATTAACGAGAGTGATGCCGAGATGCTTTACGTAGGTGGAGGAGCAGGTATGGCACCAATGCGCTCGCACTTATACCACTTATTCAAAACTTTAGAAACAGGAAGAACCGTAACGTATTGGTACGGTGGTCGTTCTAAACGAGAGTTGTTCTACTTAGAGCACTTCTATGATTTGGAGCGTAAATTTCCTAACTTTAAGTTCTACTTAGCCCTGTCTGAACCGTTACCAGAAGATAACTGGAAGGTTAAAAAGGACATACATGATGAAGAAGGAGATGGTTTCGTAGGATTCATCCACAATTGTGTGATCGATAATTATTTAAGCAAACACGATACTCCTGAAGATATAGAATTGTATTTCTGTGGACCGCCATTAATGAACAAAGCAGTTCAGAAAATGGGAGAGGATTTTGGAATTCCAGACGAGAACATCAGATTTGATGATTTTGGTGGATAA
- a CDS encoding Na(+)-translocating NADH-quinone reductase subunit C gives MSNKTDSNVYTILFAIGMVIVVGALLAFTAASLKPTITKNVELEKQQNILYAMGVNENDENSANFVSTDVAPELFNKYIIKQIVIEDGNVSENDEAYLIDIKKEKAKGDASKRRLPLFVGEKDGQMYYIAPIYGKGLWDAIWGYISMDKNMVIQGAYFDHKGETPGLGANIKERFFMDDFIGEHLLGENGNFKGVEVAKGNADPKNENKTDNEVDAIAGATITGNGVTAMIKSDLKLYKPYFDNLKNN, from the coding sequence ATGAGTAATAAAACAGATAGCAACGTATATACCATATTGTTTGCCATAGGAATGGTAATCGTAGTAGGCGCATTGTTGGCCTTTACGGCAGCTTCTCTCAAGCCTACAATAACCAAGAATGTAGAGTTGGAAAAACAACAAAACATTCTTTACGCCATGGGGGTTAACGAAAACGATGAAAACAGTGCCAACTTTGTTTCCACTGATGTAGCTCCAGAATTGTTTAATAAGTACATTATCAAGCAAATTGTTATTGAAGATGGTAACGTATCCGAGAACGATGAGGCGTACTTAATCGATATCAAAAAAGAAAAAGCTAAAGGTGATGCTTCAAAAAGAAGGTTGCCATTGTTTGTTGGCGAAAAGGATGGACAGATGTATTATATAGCACCTATTTATGGTAAAGGGCTTTGGGATGCCATTTGGGGCTATATTTCCATGGATAAAAACATGGTAATTCAAGGCGCTTATTTTGACCACAAAGGGGAAACACCAGGTTTGGGTGCCAATATCAAAGAGCGTTTTTTTATGGACGACTTTATTGGAGAGCACCTTTTGGGAGAAAATGGGAACTTTAAGGGAGTTGAAGTAGCTAAAGGAAATGCCGATCCAAAAAATGAAAATAAAACAGATAATGAGGTAGATGCTATTGCTGGAGCAACCATTACAGGTAATGGCGTTACAGCTATGATTAAAAGCGACCTTAAGCTTTATAAGCCTTATTTCGATAATCTTAAAAACAACTAA
- the pruA gene encoding L-glutamate gamma-semialdehyde dehydrogenase, with amino-acid sequence MGEGFFNVPIAKNEPIQSYAPGTPERQAVLEAYETMYNSQIYIPLYINGKYVTTTRTQTITPPHEHQHIVGQYYLAEEEHIEDAISSALEARKVWSRTPWEHRAGIFLKAAELIAGPYRAKINAATMLGQSKNIIQCEADAACQLIDFLRFNAQFMTDIYTQQPESTNAAWNRMEYRPLEGFTYAVTPFNFTSIATNLPTCMALMGNVVIWKPSDNQVYSAKIVIDVLEKAGLPPGVINVVFGDPEMITKTVLSNHHFSGLHFTGSTSVFKELWKQIGNNITHYKTYPRIVGETGGKGFVLAHHSAAPKEVTTALSRGAFEFQGQKCSAASRAYIPKSIWNDVKQQLLNDVKSFKMGAPNDMGNFINAVIHERAFDKLAKYIDNSKTDKEVEIIAGGTYDKSKGYFVAPTVMVTRNPKYVTMCKELFGPIVTIYVYEDNAYAETLQLIDETSDYALTGAIFATDRYAIAEATEALRDNVGNLYINDKCTGAVIGHQPFGGARASGTNDKAGSMQNLLRWVSPRLIKEVFIPPTDYRYPFLAE; translated from the coding sequence ATGGGAGAAGGTTTCTTTAACGTACCAATCGCCAAAAACGAGCCAATACAATCTTACGCCCCCGGTACACCCGAACGCCAAGCTGTTTTGGAAGCTTATGAAACTATGTATAACAGCCAAATTTACATACCACTGTATATTAATGGCAAATATGTTACTACCACCCGCACACAAACCATTACGCCTCCCCACGAACACCAACATATTGTTGGGCAGTATTATTTGGCTGAAGAGGAGCACATCGAAGACGCTATTTCAAGCGCTCTAGAGGCCAGAAAAGTTTGGAGCCGAACACCTTGGGAACACCGTGCAGGCATTTTTTTAAAGGCAGCTGAATTGATTGCCGGCCCATACCGTGCCAAAATAAATGCCGCGACCATGTTGGGGCAGTCGAAAAACATTATTCAATGCGAAGCCGATGCGGCCTGCCAGCTCATAGACTTCTTGCGTTTTAACGCGCAGTTTATGACGGATATTTACACACAACAGCCCGAAAGCACCAACGCTGCATGGAACCGCATGGAATACCGTCCGTTGGAAGGCTTCACCTATGCCGTTACGCCGTTCAATTTTACTTCTATTGCTACCAACCTTCCCACCTGTATGGCTCTCATGGGCAACGTAGTGATTTGGAAACCGAGTGACAACCAAGTCTATTCGGCAAAAATTGTTATTGACGTTTTGGAGAAAGCCGGGTTGCCTCCAGGCGTTATAAACGTTGTGTTTGGTGACCCCGAGATGATTACCAAAACGGTACTATCCAATCACCATTTTTCTGGGCTACATTTTACAGGTTCCACCTCCGTATTTAAAGAATTATGGAAACAAATAGGCAACAACATTACGCACTATAAAACCTATCCTCGTATTGTAGGTGAAACCGGAGGGAAAGGCTTTGTTTTGGCCCACCATTCGGCCGCACCCAAAGAAGTAACCACAGCCCTATCGAGAGGCGCTTTTGAGTTTCAAGGTCAAAAATGCAGCGCGGCATCACGCGCCTACATCCCCAAAAGCATTTGGAACGATGTAAAACAACAGCTTTTAAACGATGTAAAATCCTTTAAAATGGGTGCACCCAATGATATGGGGAATTTTATTAACGCCGTAATTCACGAAAGAGCCTTCGATAAACTGGCCAAATACATTGATAACTCTAAAACCGACAAAGAAGTAGAAATTATTGCCGGCGGCACCTACGATAAAAGCAAAGGGTATTTTGTTGCTCCCACGGTTATGGTAACCCGAAATCCTAAGTACGTTACCATGTGCAAAGAATTATTTGGCCCTATAGTTACCATTTACGTTTACGAGGATAACGCTTACGCGGAAACCTTGCAACTAATCGATGAAACGAGCGACTATGCATTGACTGGAGCCATTTTTGCTACCGACCGGTACGCCATTGCGGAAGCCACCGAAGCTTTAAGAGACAACGTTGGCAACTTATACATTAACGACAAATGTACTGGAGCCGTAATTGGCCACCAACCGTTTGGAGGCGCGCGTGCATCGGGCACCAACGATAAAGCTGGAAGTATGCAAAACCTCTTGCGCTGGGTTTCACCACGACTAATAAAAGAAGTTTTTATTCCACCAACAGATTATCGTTATCCGTTTTTGGCTGAGTAG
- a CDS encoding NADH:ubiquinone reductase (Na(+)-transporting) subunit B — MKLKKRLHILKRKYRNKKMAPAFNALHTFLFLPDETTHGGTHIKAADDLKRTMNTVIMALVPCLIFGMFNAGYQHHLALGDIQSADGFLGSSFWTWDNLVVGLWKVLPLVIVSYGVGLAIEFLFAVIKGHEVEEGYLVTGMLVPLIVPVDLPLWMLAVAVAFGVVIGKEIFGGTGMNILNPALTIRAFLFFAYPTWMSGDKVWVHGAVERTQEIAGGANVDAISGETILGSLAQGNEAGYSLADMFFGMIPGSIGETSAFLILIGGLFLIFTKIGSWRIMLSSVIGALVMGLIFNGVVNAGWISESSKFYGLMSTEFWHHLLIGGFAFGTVFMATDPVTASQTNKGKWIYGFLIGFISILIRVFNPAYPEGVMLAILLMNVFAPTIDHYVVQGNVKKRMKRLKAKTA, encoded by the coding sequence ATGAAACTGAAAAAGAGATTACATATTTTAAAAAGAAAGTACAGGAACAAAAAAATGGCTCCTGCTTTCAATGCATTGCATACGTTCTTATTTCTACCAGATGAAACGACCCATGGTGGTACGCATATTAAAGCGGCAGACGATTTAAAACGTACCATGAATACAGTTATCATGGCATTGGTGCCGTGTTTAATCTTTGGTATGTTCAATGCGGGTTACCAACATCATTTGGCATTAGGTGATATCCAATCGGCCGATGGGTTTTTGGGGTCATCGTTCTGGACTTGGGATAATCTTGTTGTAGGTCTTTGGAAAGTATTACCGCTTGTTATTGTGTCTTACGGTGTAGGTTTAGCGATTGAATTCTTATTTGCTGTGATAAAAGGACACGAAGTAGAAGAGGGGTATTTAGTAACCGGTATGCTTGTGCCGCTAATTGTTCCTGTAGATTTGCCGCTTTGGATGTTGGCAGTTGCTGTGGCCTTTGGCGTTGTAATAGGAAAAGAAATTTTTGGAGGTACGGGAATGAACATACTTAATCCGGCTTTAACGATTAGAGCATTCTTGTTTTTTGCATATCCAACTTGGATGTCTGGAGATAAAGTATGGGTGCACGGAGCAGTAGAGCGCACTCAGGAAATAGCTGGTGGTGCTAATGTTGATGCCATTTCTGGTGAAACCATTTTAGGTAGTTTGGCCCAAGGGAACGAAGCGGGTTATTCCTTAGCCGATATGTTCTTTGGAATGATACCCGGCTCAATAGGTGAAACATCGGCATTTTTAATCCTTATAGGAGGCTTATTTTTAATCTTTACCAAAATAGGTAGCTGGAGGATTATGTTGTCTTCTGTAATAGGAGCGCTTGTTATGGGCTTAATATTCAATGGTGTTGTAAATGCAGGTTGGATTTCAGAAAGTAGTAAATTTTACGGTTTAATGAGTACCGAATTCTGGCACCACTTATTAATTGGTGGTTTTGCTTTTGGTACTGTATTTATGGCAACCGACCCAGTAACCGCTTCGCAAACCAACAAAGGGAAATGGATTTATGGGTTTTTAATTGGCTTTATCTCGATTTTAATCCGTGTGTTCAACCCTGCTTACCCAGAAGGTGTGATGTTGGCCATCTTATTGATGAACGTATTTGCACCAACAATAGACCATTACGTAGTACAGGGTAATGTTAAGAAAAGAATGAAACGTTTAAAGGCAAAAACAGCTTAA